GGTCAAGTTTTATTTGGCAAGGAATTATTACAGCAAAAAACGCAGTGTTGCCAGGCTACCGATGGATTCTGGGAGATGGGGAATCGATCAAGTGCATGCATGATGTATGGTTGCGGGGTAAAGATGATCTTCGAGTGGACCAACTACGTGATTATGAGAATAGAGACCTTGTGGTAGCTCAGCTTTTTAAGCACGGTACAAAGGAGTGGGATGGTGATAAAATAAGGAGTCTGTTTTCTGAAGGTGATGCACAGCTGATTATGGCAACTTCTATTCCCTGCAGGCCGGCCGTGGATCGTCTAGCTTGGTCAAAGACTACTAATGGCCAATATTCTGTGAAAACAGGTTACCAGTTTTGGCATGCCCAAAATATTGGCACTGGCACTGTTACACAATCTAGTGGGTGGAAGAAGCTCTGGCATTTGGAAGTTCCTCTTAAGATCAAAGTATTTCTATGGCGTCTTTGCAGGAATAATGTGCCTGTGAAAAGTCGATTGCAGTCTAAGGGAGTAAATCTTTCTCTTGAATGTCCCATGTGTAACTCTGGTGATGAAGACCTTATTCACATTTTTTTCACCTGCCAGTTTGCGACGTTATGTTGGCAATACTCAGGTATGGTCTTTGATTTGTCTCTGGTGGGGTCTGCCCCCTCCTGGCTACTTGATAAGTTTGAATCAGGTCCTGTTCATGAAGCTTTCAATATTGCTCGAGTTCTTTGGGGAATTTGGTTTTTTCGAAACAAGAAAGTCTGGGATCACAAAGTCGTTACAGCTGCTATTGCTATGGATTGGAGCGCTAAGGTTATTTCTGACTGGAAGGAGGCTAAAGCTAAGCGTGTTGGTCAGGTTGGTAGTACTCCCAGTGCTGCATCTTCTACTCGAGTGACGTGGAAAAAGCCGGAGGGTGGAGTTCTTAAACTAAATGTTGATGCAGGTGTGCGTTTCAGTGAGGCCTCGGTCTCGTTGGGTTTGGTTTTGCGTGACAGCGAGGGAGTTTTTGTGATGGGTAAAACAATTTGTAAAGCCATGGTGGCTACTGTCCTTGAAGCAGAAGCATGCGCTATTTATGAAGGTCTCCAGTGGTTGTGCTCGTTAAATCATGAGGTGGTGGAAATTGAATCAGACTCTCTGCTTGCTGTTAGAGCCTTGCATGACTCCCAGGAAAATCATTTAGAAGTTGGTCACATCTTGAATGACTGCAAGCTTATTTTAAATTCGAAGCCAGGTTATTCAGTTTCATTTGTTAAACGACAAGCGAATGGAGTAGCTCATCTAGTAGCTAAATTACCCTGTTCTCTAAATTGTCAAAAGGTGTTTACGTCTCCTCCAGATGTATTGTTGGAGACTCTTCTGTATGACATTTCGTATTAATGAAATTTGtcttttattcaaaaataatacaGTATATATGTTATCCCTAAGCTGTTACTTTGaactaataaaaataataaaaatatatatatatagaaagaCTATTGACACAGAATGATAAAAGAGGTCAATTGTAGTTGTAAGCCGATTAGGGTAGTAAGGGGGGAAGTCGGACCAAGTTTACGTTAGACTTCAGCTAATAATAAAATGTTTAAATTAGACTAGTTGACATTAAATCTcaacaaaaatataattttagaTTAGAATTCACAAAGTGTGTTAAATTTTAATCAAAAATGACACAATCTTGGCCAAAATATGACAACTTAACACTTGGAAACTGTTTTTTACAAATGATACACAACCAAAGAAAACGAAAATGAGTTATATTGAAAATGGAGCAGTTGGACTCTAAACCTATAGTACAAACTATTTGAGAATGATACTTAAAAGCTAGTAGTATTACAACAATCTACTTCTACACCTAAAAGCCTAAAACTATGCAAATTTCCTTCCAAGACATTCATTCACCTTTGAAGCAAAAACAACATACACAAATCTACATCTAAAGCTATGCAAATTTCAGCATTTTTACTTGCGGTATATGCACCCCGAATCAAAAACAACATAACTATAGAACATTCACCACGAATCAAGAACAACATTACCATATTAGAAGCCAAAGACATTGCTATTGCCAGAAATAATatgaacaaaattttaagttacTTGTTTAAAGCATCACATGTCACAATGCATATAGCCACAACTTGCCAAATACCATTTTTTTCGCGCCAATATGCCTTTTAGGTTCTGATTTCTCTAGCTACTACTCTACCCAAAGAATGAATTTGTAAAGAACATGCTCATTAATTCACATTTAATAGTTAAACAGTAGAATAAAACATCCCCACAAGGAACTTCTACACATTGGACACCAGAATGAAGCCACTTTTGAGCCCTTCAAAAGTAGCTGATATTATATTAAGCGCAAAGATGAGCATTGCAATAGTCCTTGTAAGTAATACGAAAGTAAATGTAGACTTTAGTTCACATGGCACCCAGCGGCCAGCAATTTAAACACAGTATGTTAACACAGCTAATTATTACACTCGGATCCTTTTGCAGTCAATTCTAAATTCGGCTAAGATTCTTCAGGTGGTGGTTGAGGTTGTTGTGGCCACATCTGTGGTGGCATGTAAGGGCGTGGCTGCTGGCCATAAAGGGCTGGATCCACAGGCTTACCCATGTACATACCTGGAGATCCAACCTGGGCAGCATGCTGTGGCTGCATGTAATAGTATGGAAGGCCTTCAGCTGGACCTCCTACAGGAAGGGGCCCTCCTGGGATTGTTGCAGCAAGAACCTCATCTTTTAAATCCTCCCTTGGAACGATATCAACCAGGAAATCAAATATATCGGTCCTAGTGATGGCTGCCGCAATGTCATTCTTTTGCAGTGTCCTTCTTTTATTCTCCTCGGTGTGATTCCAAGAACGTAATGTCAACTCTAGGATGAACATCTCACAGGCCCGGGCAAATATGACCGGAGCTTCGGCTGATATCATCCTTACATCCTCGTCTGCTTTCATAATCTTCTTGATCCTAGCCAATGGTAAACTATGATTTTTAAAATCAGTTACCTGCTCAATTTCTTGGTACTGGTTAGCCCAAAAATTCTGGAGTTGTTGCTGCaattgctgttgctgctgctggtgGATATGCTGATAAGCAAGCTGATGTTGTGCAAGCTGAGCTGGAGAAGATGGAAGACCTGCTGTCTGTGGAGACTGGATTGTACCAGCTGACGCAGGAGGAGTTCCCATCATTTGGCTAGCTTGATAAGCGGGCACGCCATATTGCATCTGAGCTGAGCTACCGATCCCCATACCTGGGGGCTGTCCATGCCCTTGCTGATCCATTATTCGGTTCTAGTAATGCAAATTCACTATAAACACCAAGAGATTGCATCATTAGCACAAGAACAATGTATAGTACAGTATATTGGTTAACGAGCTCTTAGATGGAATGCTGGTCGATATTAGAACTAGGTTATTTAATTCTGTATGGTTTTTTAGGCACGCTAGCGATAGACTTGATCACTGGATTTAGTAGGTTGATCTGCTTTTTTGTTGCTTTATCATCTCAATCTAGTCTTGTTTAGATTCTTTTAGATAGTTTTCTCTATGTCTGGACGTCTAGTAAATCGCTAGTGTGTACACTATCAATGACATTATTACCGTTAGTTAGGCAAGATGTAGAATGTCTGTTTTCTCCGTTGCGAATTTCAACAGATTGTGGTGTTGATAAACCggacattttaaaaaaaatattggaAAAAATATGGAATCGATGTAGTATCAAACAGTATAGCTTGTGAAAATGTAGGTCTTGACAATATATCAGCATTCAATAGATTTTTAGGTGAATTCATGTGACAGAGCGGGTGTACAGATAGAAACTGACTTAAAGGCAGAGATTGTTGCACAGGTGGGGGTCTAGGATCACACAATTTATGAGCACAACCTACAGTGAGCCATATCCAATAATTAATTGGCGATACTTTTATCCACCTCTAAATCAAATAGTTGGTAATGTCAAAATTAACAACACACTACATGTAACAGTAACCAATAAGTATATCCAAAAGTACCCCGATAATTACAAGTTCTGAAACACAGCTTACATATGACAATAAACATAACATATGACAATTAACATAGAGGAAAGAAAAcaaatttaactaaagaaataaGCACAAGAACTTTGGGtgaaaataaattttaaaatcagGCACTCTAAACAAAGTTATCTTCCTCAACTCATCAAGGCTTAAAAACCAGTGAAGGCTTCTGCATAAGCTCTACATATATTTATGTTCTTAAGAAATTGGCTTAATGACCTTTTCGGCCTCAAAGTTTGTACCAGTGTACTCATAAAACCCTGTAGTTTAAAAGCGTACCTTTTCATCCCTCGGGTATCCAAAATATGCTTTTTTACCCTTGGACCGGGAAAAAATCCGGGTAAAAACCGGCCGATCTAAGGGTAAAAGGGTACGTTTTCAGTACCTGAGGGGCAAAAAGGTACGGTAATGGACTACAGAGCTGATGGGTATATTGGTGCAAACTTTGAGgtttaaaaggtaattaagccTAAGAAATTTGACAATTGTCTAGCATATCATTTCTGCCTTTATTTTGATCAGCAACTGGTTATGTGACTACAATTGGTTCAGCAGATTCCTTTTTTATACATTTCTAATTAGACTGGTATTAACAATTTTAAGTTCTTTCAATTGCGAGACAAGACATAATTAGATTGACGCGAACTAGTTTTGTGGAGAAACAATACTTACAAACATCGAATTTCTAAAGCTGCTGAAAACTTTCCAAACAGAGGCCATGTTAACCATCTTTTAGTAATCGATTAATTAGGTGAAGTAAACTAACTAGAAATAAGATAGTTAGTTTTTGAACTTATAGCCAGTATAGGCATCTGTCCAATCCTAAATTTGGATAATTTACCCCTAACTAAAGAAAAAAAACGATGCTCCATACCAAAACACATGAGTATTACAAGGAACTAGCTACCTAAAAGTCAGTAACAGAACTAATACTTGGGTTTGGTTGCAAATGTTTATAAAATCAACAACGGCGTGTCCCTCCGTTTGACAAAATACTTGCCAGTATACAAACAGgtttaaaataaaaagaaaatatcgCAACGAAAACTGAATAAGCTATAAACTTAAAATACAGCTTGTCACATTTATGATCATATATATTGTACCAAAAAATTCAAACACTTTGCACACCGCAACGGAATTTGCACACAATATGAATAGCAATCACAGAGTCTAGTTTTATAAGCTAATATACCCAAATATTAGCACAAATGCACAAGTTATCTTGTAATAGGCAGTAAAGTTATCATCAGCATTCAGCATAACAGAAGCAGCTAAATTACCCGAATCTAAAAGTAATTACCAGAAACCGCAACAACgcaaattgttttgttaacttaaCCCTGCAGAGGATGATTATTCAGCATACAAATATCCCTAAACATATAACCCGAATTGACATAGcaaaaaaatataattatcatatcattagaaaattcaagaaagaaaagaagcaCCTTTAATAGCTACAACACTCTGAGTTTTCGATCTTGCTTAAATATAAAAACCCTGTAACCAAGAATAAAGAATTGAGATTAGAAAAAACATGTATATATAGATTATGTACGTATATACCCTATAATATAGAAACTGAAATGAGGGGGTAAGTAATTGATAGAacggagagagagagagtatgtAAATGCGCTAGGAATTGAAATACATACAAAAAAATCTTCTGACATGAAATGAAAGCGGGTGAGTTGTGTAATAAAACAACCACATTAATTAATTACAAGAACATTGTCTAAAAAGTACTTAGGATGAAAGCACATTGAGTTTGGGTGGGGCGTGGGGATGAACAACTTTATTACCAGAATTAGTGACCTAATCACTAACCCATTTACCTTAATTTATTTCAATCCTTCGGTGGTAGGGCCGCTGGAGATGTTAAAATCAGACGGGGTCGAATAATAACAATCATGTACGTAGTAAAATTCATGAACTGTGAATATTTTTTGTCAGGTACGATTACGAACAGTGAATATTAATTTCATTGCAATCTCGACAATGATCGATCACACTCTCGGATCACACACCCTGCACGCAGAGTTATCTTGTGGTCAAAGAGAAACAAACTTATTGTGAAAAAAGAAATAATCAGTTAAAATTTGAATAAACATGATACAAGCTTCGTTTGAAGTTTCTTTAAAAAATTGTTGCGCAAATCATGAAAAGtgtttttttaataattataatcatttggttttttttgttttgtgaattttgattataataaaaaattaatatttgtcGTGAAATACTGATAGAGAATAAAAATAACCCtaattgcgtaattaatatcgcattaattagaTTTCATTGGGTCCGAAAGAGAAGCTTGATGAGACCtgaaattcaaaatattaattaaCTTTATAACTAATAAATATAAGGATAAAATAACACATGCAAATAGTATTCTATACGGGATATAATTCCTTGGGGATTGACTTCCAAAAACCTCAAAAGGATAAGAA
This genomic interval from Apium graveolens cultivar Ventura chromosome 8, ASM990537v1, whole genome shotgun sequence contains the following:
- the LOC141677565 gene encoding nuclear transcription factor Y subunit C-3-like, with amino-acid sequence MDQQGHGQPPGMGIGSSAQMQYGVPAYQASQMMGTPPASAGTIQSPQTAGLPSSPAQLAQHQLAYQHIHQQQQQQLQQQLQNFWANQYQEIEQVTDFKNHSLPLARIKKIMKADEDVRMISAEAPVIFARACEMFILELTLRSWNHTEENKRRTLQKNDIAAAITRTDIFDFLVDIVPREDLKDEVLAATIPGGPLPVGGPAEGLPYYYMQPQHAAQVGSPGMYMGKPVDPALYGQQPRPYMPPQMWPQQPQPPPEES